In Silene latifolia isolate original U9 population chromosome X, ASM4854445v1, whole genome shotgun sequence, the following proteins share a genomic window:
- the LOC141617282 gene encoding putative beta-glucosidase 41: MKSVRNVYTFLLINLIFLIWAATKSSAEISRSNFPDAFVFGTASSAFQFEGAVNEGNRGESIWDRFSRLPGRILDFSNADVAVDQYHRFESDIQLMKDMGMDAYRFSISWPRIFPNGTGEPNPEGISYYNNLIDALLEKGIQPYVTLYHWDLPQALEDRYEGWLSSQVIEDFENYASTCFKAFGDRVKYWITFNEPRGYCIQGYDLGVQAPGRCSIVGHLICKKGKSSTEPYIVAHNILQSHAAVYHIYQKNYKEEQEGFIGIAVDSKWFKPVTDKQEDLDAAQRAIDFSLGWFLDPLFLGKYPKSMQELVGSRLPDITPKIAKLLTGSLDFVGVNHYTTVYARNDRTRFRKFILQDASTDAAIITSPYRFGKAIGEKAGSSWLHIVPWGIRSLSNYIRETYGNPPVFITENGMDEKSSIALKEALQDNRRIEFHRDYLSNLSAAIRQDGCDVRGYFAWSLLDNWEWNFGYSVRFGLYYVDYNNNLTRIPKSSANWFTSFLRFDDDSLHKES, translated from the exons atgaaatctgTAAGAAATGTATATACTTTTCTGCTCATAAACTTAATTTTCTTAATCTGGGCAGCAACTAAATCATCAGCTGAGATTAGCAGAAGTAATTTCCCAGATGCCTTTGTCTTTGGCACTGCTTCCTCTGCTTTCCAG TTTGAAGGAGCTGTAAATGAAGGGAATAGAGGAGAAAGCATATGGGACCGTTTCTCAAGATTACCAG GAAGAATATTGGATTTTAGCAATGCGGATGTAGCTGTTGATCAATACCATAGGTTTGAG AGTGACATACAATTGATGAAGGATATGGGAATGGATGCTTACAGATTCTCAATATCTTGGCCAAGAATTTTTCCAA atggtacaggagaacCAAATCCAGAAGGAATAAGTTACTACAATAATCTCATTGATGCTTTACTTGAGAAAG gAATTCAGCCCTATGTGACCTTATATCATTGGGATCTTCCACAGGCTCTCGAAGACCGCTATGAAGGATGGTTGAGCAGTCAAGTTAT AGAAGACTTCGAGAACTATGCATCAACCTGCTTTAAAGCTTTTGGAGATAGAGTGAAATACTGGATCACTTTCAACGAGCCTCGTGGTTATTGTATCCAAGGCTATGATTTAGGTGTCCAGGCTCCAGGGAGATGCTCAATTGTCGGTCATTTAATCTGTAAAAAAGGAAAATCCTCTACTGAACCTTACATAGTAGCTCATAATATTCTACAGTCTCATGCTGCTGTGTACCATATTTACCAGAAAAATTACAAG GAGGAACAAGAGGGATTTATTGGGATTGCAGTAGATTCAAAATGGTTTAAACCAGTAACTGATAAACAAGAGGATCTAGATGCAGCCCAAAGAGCAATTGATTTCTCTCTTGGATG GTTCCTTGATCCACTATTCCTTGGAAAATACCCAAAATCAATGCAAGAACTCGTCGGAAGCAGGCTTCCTGATATCACACCTAAAATAGCAAAGCTGCTAACAGGCTCACTGGATTTTGTTGGTGTTAACCATTACACAACAGTATATGCTCGAAATGATAGAACTCGCTTCAGAAAATTTATACTCCAGGATGCATCAACTGATGCTGCTATCATTACCTCCC CTTATAGGTTTGGAAAAGCAATTGGGGAAAAG GCTGGTTCGAGCTGGTTACACATCGTGCCTTGGGGGATCCGGTCTTTATCAAATTATATTCGCGAAACATATGGCAACCCACCGGTCTTCATTACTGAAAATG GCATGGACGAAAAGTCAAGTATAGCTTTGAAGGAAGCATTGCAAGATAATAGGAGGATTGAGTTTCATAGGGACTACCTATCCAACTTGTCGGCTGCCATAAG GCAAGATGGGTGTGATGTGCGTGGATACTTCGCATGGTCATTGCTAGATAACTGGGAGTGGAATTTCGGTTATTCTGTCAGATTTGGACTCTATTATGTAGATTACAATAACAATCTTACCCGAATTCCCAAGAGCTCAGCTAATTGGTTTACAAGCTTTCTTAGGTTCGATGATGATAGTCTTCATAAAGAATCATGA